The Prevotella sp. oral taxon 299 str. F0039 genome has a segment encoding these proteins:
- a CDS encoding PcfK-like family protein, translating into MKGTEHFTRTIAEYLNQRAMTDPLFAPNLMKPNKNIEECITYILNEVQKSGCNGFDDDEIFSMAVHYYDEDDIEVGKAISCQVAVNHIVELTEEEKAEARQGAIKQYQREELAKLQSRNARVKKTENATTQVQPSLFDF; encoded by the coding sequence ATGAAAGGAACAGAACATTTCACACGGACAATAGCCGAGTATCTTAATCAGCGTGCTATGACAGACCCCTTATTTGCCCCTAACTTGATGAAACCGAACAAGAATATCGAGGAGTGCATCACCTACATTCTTAATGAAGTACAGAAAAGCGGTTGCAACGGCTTTGATGATGATGAAATCTTCTCTATGGCTGTTCACTACTACGATGAAGACGATATAGAAGTAGGTAAGGCTATTTCTTGCCAAGTTGCCGTTAATCACATTGTGGAACTAACGGAGGAGGAAAAAGCCGAAGCAAGGCAGGGAGCCATTAAGCAATATCAGCGTGAGGAACTTGCCAAGTTACAGAGCCGTAACGCACGAGTGAAAAAGACTGAGAACGCGACAACCCAAGTACAACCATCACTATTCGATTTTTAA
- a CDS encoding PcfJ domain-containing protein, producing MKPRNKFEKAVLEQSKHLRPITKQQSKWAFRECIDHFAYRLPKGRTTCMDCGHSWVMNKHRETCTCPHCRAKLQVKETYERKLQQKQYFTILTTCGKFQVLRMFLLIVGMEKGYKAQTSIIEIGQYWWNMQGRKAMVAIQRVLGHYVDTFSYYSPMAIRNDNEAYQHIAYSPIYPKFKVTDIFRRNGFKDNFYGIVPTKFIPALLTDSRVETLLKAGRTDHLRYFLGNWRTFEELWQSYKIAVRNGYEITDISLWSDYVDTLKRLGKDIHNPKYLCPTDLKGEHDRRHEELLRVREREEIEQKQKKAMEDEKRFKELKSKFFGICFTDGTIQVHVLESVQEHLEEGVSMHHCVFSNAYHLKEDSLILSATIEGKRIETIEVSLQTLEVVQSRGVCNKNTEYHEQIVNLVNANRGLISRRMKATA from the coding sequence ATGAAACCGAGAAACAAATTTGAGAAGGCAGTTTTGGAACAAAGCAAGCATCTTCGCCCGATAACCAAGCAACAAAGTAAGTGGGCATTCCGTGAGTGTATTGACCACTTCGCCTACCGCTTGCCAAAAGGTCGTACCACTTGTATGGATTGTGGGCATAGTTGGGTAATGAACAAACATAGAGAAACTTGCACTTGCCCTCATTGTAGGGCAAAGTTGCAGGTCAAGGAAACCTATGAGCGCAAGTTGCAGCAGAAGCAGTATTTCACCATACTTACCACTTGTGGAAAGTTTCAAGTATTGCGTATGTTCCTACTTATTGTGGGTATGGAGAAAGGTTACAAAGCACAAACTTCTATAATTGAGATTGGGCAATATTGGTGGAATATGCAGGGACGAAAAGCTATGGTTGCCATACAGAGGGTATTGGGACACTATGTTGATACCTTTTCCTATTATAGTCCTATGGCGATACGCAACGATAATGAAGCCTATCAGCATATTGCCTACTCACCGATATATCCGAAGTTCAAGGTTACAGACATATTTCGCAGAAATGGTTTTAAGGATAATTTCTATGGCATCGTGCCTACTAAGTTTATTCCTGCATTGCTTACAGATAGCCGTGTGGAAACATTGCTAAAGGCAGGTCGTACAGACCACTTACGTTACTTTCTTGGCAACTGGAGGACTTTTGAGGAACTATGGCAGTCCTACAAGATTGCAGTTCGTAACGGTTATGAGATTACAGATATTTCCCTTTGGAGTGATTATGTAGATACACTTAAAAGATTAGGTAAGGATATTCATAATCCAAAATATTTATGCCCCACAGACCTTAAAGGCGAACACGACCGCAGACACGAGGAACTTCTCAGAGTGCGTGAAAGGGAAGAGATAGAACAGAAGCAAAAGAAGGCTATGGAAGATGAAAAGCGTTTCAAGGAACTCAAATCCAAGTTTTTCGGTATCTGTTTTACGGACGGCACAATCCAAGTCCACGTATTGGAGAGCGTGCAGGAGCATTTAGAAGAAGGTGTATCAATGCACCATTGCGTATTTTCTAATGCATATCACCTCAAGGAGGACTCCCTTATCCTTTCGGCTACCATTGAAGGCAAGCGAATAGAAACTATTGAAGTATCATTACAAACTTTGGAGGTGGTGCAAAGTCGTGGGGTGTGCAACAAGAATACGGAATACCACGAGCAGATAGTAAACCTTGTGAATGCCAATCGAGGTCTTATAAGCCGAAGAATGAAAGCAACAGCATAA
- a CDS encoding site-specific integrase: MRTNFKVSFYLRSNYENKEGKSPVMLRVFLNGEMANFGSTKIFVDKSLWNNTTSRLKGRTAEALSANAALDSISTMLNNIYHKFEDDESLSLDKIRSFFVGKDREYTTFLPIFDKFNEDIRQRVGHTISKDSLQKYSVLRRHFSEFLIHKYGRKDIGLTEFTPSVVQDFELYLSTVAGCAYNTSVKKMKALKTVTIYAQKRGYLLHDPFLNHRFHLEPVNRGFLTDEEIMKIVNKDLAIQRLELVRDVFIFSCFTGLAYIDVSNLTPDNIVTLDDKQWIMTKRQKTSVETNVLLLDIPKSIIAKYSHKTYRDGKLFPILTNQKTNAYLKEIADLCGVKKNLTFHLARHTFATMSLSKGVPMESVSKMLGHTNIKTTQIYARITNKKIEHDMEQLAGKLDKFNVAMGINSK; the protein is encoded by the coding sequence ATGAGAACAAATTTCAAGGTATCCTTCTACCTACGCTCAAACTATGAGAACAAAGAAGGAAAGTCGCCTGTAATGCTCCGAGTATTCCTTAACGGAGAGATGGCCAATTTCGGATCTACGAAAATATTTGTGGACAAGTCGCTGTGGAATAACACTACCAGCAGGCTCAAAGGTCGGACGGCAGAAGCCTTATCCGCTAATGCCGCATTGGACTCCATTTCCACAATGCTGAATAACATTTACCACAAATTCGAGGATGATGAATCCTTGTCATTGGATAAAATCCGCTCATTCTTTGTCGGGAAAGACAGGGAGTACACGACCTTTCTCCCTATATTCGACAAGTTCAACGAAGATATCAGACAGCGTGTCGGACACACCATCAGCAAAGATAGTTTGCAAAAGTACAGTGTTTTGAGAAGACATTTCTCAGAGTTCCTTATCCATAAATATGGAAGAAAGGATATTGGACTTACAGAGTTTACACCATCCGTGGTACAAGATTTTGAGTTATATCTGAGTACAGTGGCAGGCTGCGCTTACAATACATCGGTCAAAAAAATGAAGGCACTCAAGACCGTAACCATCTATGCGCAAAAACGTGGTTATCTTCTTCACGACCCCTTCCTCAATCATCGTTTTCACTTGGAGCCCGTTAATCGTGGTTTTCTCACGGATGAGGAAATTATGAAGATAGTCAACAAGGATCTTGCTATTCAACGCTTGGAGTTAGTAAGGGATGTTTTCATCTTTTCATGTTTCACAGGTCTAGCATATATTGATGTTTCCAATCTCACACCGGACAATATCGTAACACTTGATGATAAGCAGTGGATTATGACCAAGAGGCAGAAAACAAGTGTGGAGACAAATGTTTTATTGCTTGACATTCCCAAGAGTATCATTGCCAAGTACAGTCATAAGACCTATCGGGACGGCAAACTATTTCCCATCCTAACGAATCAGAAAACCAACGCATATTTAAAAGAAATTGCCGACCTTTGCGGTGTCAAGAAGAATCTGACCTTCCATCTTGCCCGGCATACATTTGCGACCATGTCGCTCAGCAAGGGCGTTCCTATGGAAAGTGTGTCGAAGATGTTGGGACATACCAACATTAAAACCACACAAATCTATGCCCGTATTACCAATAAGAAAATAGAACACGATATGGAACAGTTGGCGGGCAAGTTAGACAAGTTCAATGTTGCTATGGGCATCAACTCAAAATAA
- a CDS encoding DUF1896 domain-containing protein: MTTTKKELSYFRLKLENYLSEHFPEMMSDKPYITARADEALTSYCDAVAQGFSHPEAEIIANEVLYQGLHFSKYDTLVSILENEFEKELPSPLPERLTPILLKNKAVQSVFDKYELTDDFGTSPEYEKLYTELTGTIVLIIEVNGLPTVDSENMT, translated from the coding sequence ATGACAACAACAAAGAAAGAACTTTCTTACTTCCGTTTGAAGTTAGAGAACTACCTCAGTGAGCATTTCCCAGAAATGATGAGTGATAAACCATACATAACGGCAAGAGCCGACGAAGCACTTACCTCCTACTGCGATGCAGTGGCACAAGGTTTTTCTCACCCAGAGGCAGAGATAATAGCAAACGAAGTTCTGTATCAAGGACTGCATTTCTCCAAGTACGACACCCTTGTCTCTATCTTAGAGAATGAGTTCGAGAAAGAACTCCCTTCTCCTCTTCCAGAAAGACTAACACCAATACTTTTGAAGAATAAGGCTGTGCAAAGTGTTTTCGACAAGTATGAGTTGACGGACGACTTTGGTACAAGTCCAGAGTATGAGAAACTCTACACCGAACTGACAGGGACAATCGTTCTGATTATCGAGGTTAATGGTCTGCCAACCGTCGATAGTGAGAACATGACTTGA